Proteins from one Oscillatoria sp. FACHB-1406 genomic window:
- a CDS encoding type II toxin-antitoxin system VapC family toxin yields the protein MYLVDTNVLLRFADRSHPLHPSIRIAVRKLCQDGHTLIIASQNCVEFWNVITRPVERNGFGLTPSDADRLLQLIERLFPVLPDSSGVYQEWRRLVVRFGVSEVQVHDARLVSIMKVNAISYILTLNAEDFKRYSSEGITAVTPEDVVREIG from the coding sequence GTGTATTTAGTAGATACCAATGTTTTATTGCGGTTTGCCGATCGCTCTCATCCGCTTCATCCCTCAATTAGAATTGCTGTCCGAAAGCTTTGTCAAGATGGACATACCCTCATAATTGCGTCTCAAAATTGTGTTGAATTTTGGAACGTTATTACTCGTCCTGTCGAGCGGAATGGATTTGGCTTAACACCTTCTGATGCCGATCGACTGTTGCAACTGATTGAACGCTTGTTTCCTGTATTACCCGACAGTTCGGGAGTTTACCAAGAATGGCGCAGGCTAGTCGTCAGGTTTGGAGTTTCAGAAGTTCAAGTTCATGATGCTCGGTTGGTTTCGATAATGAAAGTCAATGCAATCTCGTATATTCTCACTCTCAATGCAGAAGATTTTAAGCGATACAGTTCAGAAGGAATTACGGCAGTGACACCCGAAGACGTTGTGAGAGAAATTGGCTAA